The following proteins come from a genomic window of Chryseobacterium glaciei:
- a CDS encoding N-acetylmuramidase domain-containing protein — MKLLKYYTKSPEVTTLCELLYKQGYNIKISDSFSLEVDAAVKDFQRKNSLVVDGIVGMKTWTVLLQKNSAPAPTNSADKFLKESDLITFANQYDLELAAVKAVNEIESSGKGFLINNKPKILFEGHIFWNELKKRGIDPNTFYNANHKDVLYPKWTKIYYQGGVKEYDRLNEAMTLGNDPKFKDAALSSASWGSFQIMGFHAKNLGYVDTADFVSKMEINEGEHLKAFGKFLEKNGLLTHLRNKSWANFAKGYNGGGYKLNKYDEKLAKAYAKYSKN; from the coding sequence ATGAAACTTTTAAAATATTACACAAAATCACCGGAAGTCACTACACTTTGTGAACTTCTTTATAAACAAGGATATAACATCAAAATTTCAGATTCTTTTTCTCTTGAAGTTGATGCTGCAGTGAAAGATTTTCAACGAAAAAATTCTTTAGTCGTGGACGGAATTGTCGGAATGAAAACGTGGACGGTTTTGCTTCAGAAAAATTCGGCTCCGGCTCCGACAAATTCAGCTGATAAATTTTTGAAAGAAAGTGACTTGATTACTTTTGCTAATCAATACGATCTTGAATTGGCAGCCGTAAAAGCCGTTAACGAAATCGAAAGCAGCGGAAAAGGATTTTTAATTAATAATAAGCCTAAAATTTTATTTGAAGGTCATATTTTCTGGAACGAATTAAAAAAAAGAGGAATTGATCCAAATACTTTTTACAACGCCAATCACAAAGATGTTTTATATCCAAAATGGACAAAAATCTACTATCAAGGCGGCGTGAAAGAATACGACAGACTGAATGAAGCAATGACTTTAGGAAACGATCCGAAATTCAAAGATGCGGCGCTGTCTTCTGCTTCTTGGGGAAGTTTCCAAATTATGGGTTTTCACGCGAAAAATCTCGGATATGTCGATACTGCTGACTTCGTATCTAAAATGGAAATTAATGAAGGCGAACATTTGAAAGCTTTCGGAAAATTTCTTGAAAAAAATGGACTTTTAACTCATTTGAGAAATAAAAGCTGGGCAAATTTTGCAAAAGGTTATAATGGCGGAGGTTATAAACTGAATAAATATGATGAAAAACTAGCGAAAGCTTATGCCAAATATTCTAAAAACTGA
- a CDS encoding adenylosuccinate synthase: MSTYVVVGLQYGDEGKGKITDVLSAKSDYVVRFQGGDNAGHTVYVGEEKFVLHLLPSGVLQCKGKCIIANGVVVNPKSFIREVGQIESKGLRTDHIFISRRAHVIMPYHILLDTYREEEHGGTQIGTTKKGIGPCYEDKIARIGIRMVDLLNPEILRDKIEKNLKVKNSLFEKYYGKPTLDVEEIYNEFLEIGKQLQDRIVDTEVELNEAIRDGKNVLFEGAQALMLDIDFGTYPYVTSSSPSTGGVCTGAGVPPTSLKNLIGVAKAYCTRVGNGPFPSELDNELGESIRQIGGEFGATTGRPRRTGWLDLVSLKHACMINGINNLVITKLDVLTGIENLKIVTHYKTEDGKIIDYFTSSTEKLYNYEPIYQDLPGWNEDLTQVRSYDELPDNAQKYIEFIEKYLGINVYLVSVGPERSQNIIRKELF; this comes from the coding sequence ATGTCAACTTACGTAGTTGTAGGTCTTCAGTATGGAGATGAAGGTAAAGGAAAAATCACGGATGTTTTATCTGCAAAATCGGATTATGTTGTTCGTTTCCAAGGGGGAGACAACGCAGGTCACACGGTTTATGTGGGTGAGGAGAAATTTGTTTTGCACCTTCTTCCTTCAGGAGTTTTGCAGTGTAAAGGTAAATGTATCATTGCCAATGGAGTAGTGGTAAATCCTAAATCTTTCATTAGAGAAGTAGGCCAGATCGAAAGCAAAGGCCTTAGAACAGACCACATTTTTATCAGCAGAAGAGCGCATGTGATCATGCCTTACCACATCCTTTTGGATACTTACCGTGAAGAAGAGCACGGAGGAACTCAGATCGGAACTACTAAAAAAGGAATCGGGCCATGTTATGAAGATAAGATCGCAAGAATCGGTATCAGAATGGTAGACCTTTTAAATCCTGAAATTTTAAGAGATAAAATTGAGAAAAACTTAAAAGTTAAAAACTCTCTTTTCGAAAAATATTACGGAAAACCTACATTAGACGTTGAAGAAATTTACAACGAATTTTTAGAGATAGGAAAACAACTTCAAGACAGAATCGTTGATACAGAGGTTGAATTGAACGAAGCTATCAGAGATGGTAAAAACGTTTTATTCGAAGGAGCTCAGGCGTTGATGCTAGACATCGACTTCGGAACATATCCTTACGTAACTTCATCTTCTCCATCTACAGGAGGTGTTTGTACAGGAGCTGGTGTTCCGCCAACTTCACTTAAAAACCTGATCGGTGTTGCTAAAGCATATTGTACAAGAGTAGGAAACGGACCTTTCCCTTCTGAATTGGACAATGAATTAGGAGAAAGCATCAGACAAATCGGAGGTGAGTTTGGAGCTACGACAGGAAGACCAAGAAGAACAGGTTGGTTAGACCTTGTTTCTTTAAAGCATGCTTGTATGATCAACGGAATCAATAACTTAGTAATTACTAAATTAGACGTTCTTACAGGAATTGAAAACCTTAAAATCGTAACTCATTATAAAACTGAAGACGGAAAAATCATCGATTATTTCACTTCTTCAACAGAAAAATTATACAACTACGAGCCGATCTACCAAGATCTACCGGGTTGGAACGAAGATCTTACACAAGTAAGAAGCTACGACGAACTTCCGGACAACGCTCAGAAATACATCGAGTTTATCGAGAAGTATTTAGGAATCAATGTTTACTTAGTTTCAGTAGGACCTGAAAGAAGTCAAAACATCATCAGAAAAGAATTATTCTAA
- a CDS encoding alpha/beta fold hydrolase — MKSLQKSGHLPATTNDQTQLFYTLFYPETIPVKATLQIVHGMQEHSGRYSEIAEYFANRGFAVLTYDHLGHGKSVKHKKDIGFFQLNNPDERLITDSEKMSKHLMHQYPDVPHFILGHSMGSFITRCLLQRMGNQFSGAIITGTGGALTGINLVTAYFSLVNRIAPYKRTFFNNLFTIVNNQKFKKDKNFNDTSWLSLNPANRDAFSQDELCGIPFTNNAFYALFGIYKKATARNWAQTIPKSFPFLFISGQNDPIGDFGKGVTQTVENLRIDGFKDVNVKLHAQMRHEILNEDMREDILNDIYQWILKHL; from the coding sequence ATGAAATCACTACAAAAATCAGGACACCTACCTGCAACCACAAACGATCAAACCCAACTCTTTTACACTTTATTCTATCCTGAAACAATTCCTGTAAAAGCGACCTTACAAATCGTTCACGGTATGCAGGAACACAGTGGCAGATATTCGGAAATTGCGGAGTATTTTGCCAATCGAGGATTCGCTGTATTGACTTATGATCATTTAGGGCACGGAAAATCGGTAAAACACAAAAAAGATATTGGTTTCTTTCAACTTAATAATCCGGATGAAAGATTGATTACAGATTCAGAAAAGATGAGTAAACACTTGATGCATCAATATCCGGATGTTCCTCATTTTATTCTTGGACATTCAATGGGTTCTTTTATTACGCGTTGTTTGCTGCAAAGAATGGGTAATCAATTTTCGGGGGCAATTATTACGGGAACGGGAGGAGCTTTGACAGGGATTAATTTAGTGACAGCTTATTTTTCGTTAGTCAATAGAATAGCACCTTACAAACGCACTTTTTTCAATAATCTTTTTACGATTGTCAATAATCAGAAATTCAAAAAAGACAAAAATTTCAATGACACAAGCTGGCTTAGTCTGAATCCCGCCAACAGAGATGCTTTTTCTCAGGATGAACTTTGTGGTATTCCCTTCACCAATAATGCGTTTTATGCGTTATTCGGTATTTATAAAAAAGCGACGGCAAGAAATTGGGCACAAACCATTCCGAAGTCCTTCCCTTTTCTATTTATTAGCGGACAGAATGATCCCATAGGCGATTTTGGAAAAGGAGTTACACAGACTGTTGAGAATTTAAGGATTGACGGTTTTAAAGATGTAAATGTAAAACTGCATGCTCAAATGCGACATGAAATATTGAATGAAGACATGAGAGAAGATATTCTGAATGATATTTATCAATGGATTTTGAAGCATTTATAA
- a CDS encoding ABC-F family ATP-binding cassette domain-containing protein — MLFLHNISFGFPAGNLLFNSINLTIQSHTKSALVGSNGMGKSTLLKIIANEIEPLEGSVNIQGDIFYVPQMFGNFNHLTVAECLKIDKKLHALQKITNGEVDEMYFETLNDDWDIEERSQIALQHWKLENLDLNQTLESLSGGQKTKVFLAGIQINQPEIILLDEPTNHLDLEGRNLLYELIEKTNSTVVIVSHDRTLLNLVDTIFELSNQGISTYGGNYDFYAEQKEIEIEALQNDIHSKERALKKAKEKERETLERKQKLDARGKGKQEKLGVARIMMNTLRNNAEKNSSKLKSIHAEKINDISGNLRDLRSSVRNADQMKVNFNDSELHSGKILISAEEINFKYNEENFWQENLNFEIRSGDRISIKGSNGSGKTTLIKLLLGDLKSPVGKISKSDFNSIYIDQEYSLIDRDSTIYDFAQKFNDNALQESEVKTLLSRFLFGKETWDKIGGVLSGGERLRLLLCGLSISNKAPDMIILDEPTNNLDLQNVEILTNSIKDYHGTLLVISHDEIFLNEIGIDNEIVLG, encoded by the coding sequence ATGCTTTTTCTACACAATATATCTTTTGGGTTTCCTGCGGGGAATCTGCTTTTTAATTCTATTAACTTAACGATACAATCACACACAAAATCGGCTTTGGTCGGAAGTAACGGCATGGGGAAATCTACCTTACTGAAAATTATTGCGAATGAAATTGAACCTTTGGAAGGGAGCGTCAATATTCAGGGTGATATTTTCTATGTTCCGCAGATGTTTGGAAATTTTAATCATTTGACGGTTGCGGAATGCTTAAAAATCGACAAAAAATTACATGCACTTCAAAAAATAACGAATGGGGAAGTGGATGAAATGTATTTTGAGACTTTAAATGACGATTGGGATATTGAAGAACGCTCTCAAATCGCTTTACAACATTGGAAGCTTGAAAATTTAGATTTAAATCAAACACTAGAAAGCCTGAGTGGCGGACAAAAAACTAAGGTTTTTCTTGCCGGAATTCAGATCAATCAGCCTGAAATTATTTTATTGGATGAACCAACGAATCATCTCGATTTGGAAGGTAGAAATCTGTTGTATGAGCTTATTGAAAAGACAAATTCGACGGTTGTAATTGTCAGTCACGACCGAACTTTACTGAATTTGGTTGATACGATTTTTGAATTGAGCAATCAGGGAATTTCGACCTACGGCGGAAATTATGATTTTTATGCAGAACAAAAAGAAATTGAAATCGAGGCGTTGCAAAACGATATTCATTCGAAAGAACGTGCTTTGAAAAAAGCAAAAGAAAAGGAGCGTGAAACTTTGGAACGAAAGCAAAAACTCGATGCACGAGGAAAAGGAAAGCAGGAAAAATTGGGTGTGGCGAGAATTATGATGAATACTTTGAGGAATAATGCTGAGAAAAATTCTTCAAAATTGAAAAGTATTCACGCTGAAAAAATCAATGATATTTCGGGTAATTTGCGGGATTTGCGATCGTCTGTTAGAAATGCGGATCAGATGAAAGTGAATTTTAATGATTCAGAGCTGCATTCTGGAAAGATTTTGATTTCGGCTGAAGAAATTAACTTTAAATATAATGAAGAAAATTTTTGGCAGGAAAATCTCAATTTTGAAATTAGAAGCGGAGATAGAATTTCTATCAAAGGTTCGAACGGTTCGGGAAAAACGACTTTGATAAAGCTTTTGCTGGGAGATTTGAAATCGCCTGTCGGGAAAATTTCGAAGTCGGATTTTAATTCTATTTATATTGATCAGGAATATTCTTTGATTGATCGAGATTCAACGATTTACGATTTTGCTCAAAAATTCAACGATAACGCGTTACAAGAATCTGAAGTGAAAACGTTGTTATCAAGATTTTTATTCGGAAAAGAAACCTGGGATAAAATAGGTGGTGTTCTGAGTGGCGGTGAACGTCTGCGACTTCTTCTGTGCGGACTTTCCATCAGCAATAAAGCTCCTGATATGATTATTCTCGATGAACCAACGAATAATTTAGACCTTCAAAATGTAGAAATTCTAACCAATTCTATTAAAGATTATCATGGAACTTTGTTAGTGATTTCCCATGATGAGATTTTTTTGAATGAAATTGGAATTGATAATGAGATTGTTTTAGGATAA